The genome window TGCAGCGGCGGCGGCCTGCGCCTTTCGGGGCTGGCCGGCGCCGCGCTGGCGGCGCATGGCGGACACCACGACGATGCCGGCCTGGCGCACGCGCCGGCCTGCGATTACTGCCTGCTCGCCGCGCGGCTGCTGCCGTGGGTGGCGCTGTTGCTGGCGCTGCTGCCCTGGCGGTGTCCGCCGGCGCCGGTGGCGGCGCTGCGTTCCCGCGTCGTCTCGGCCATCCCGCGCCGTGCACACCCGGCACGCGGGCCCCCGCTGCGCTCCTGATCCACGGGTTGTCGTTTCCGTGCCGCGGCGCCGCTGCGGCATGTCCTCGTGCCGATGGAGTTCCACCACCATGATCCGTTTTCCTGCCATGCCGCCCGTGGCGGCGTGCTGCTGCGTGTGTGTCGCAGCGGCCGCGCCCGTCCATGCCGCCGATGCACCCCCGGGCGCCACCGGCGATTCCGTACTGACCCTGGGCAAGGTCCAGGCCACCTCGCCGCTCGCCGCCGGTTCCAGCGCGCGCAGCGTGTTCAGTTCCGTCGACATCCTCGGCGGCGATCTGCTGCAGGACCAGCACGTGGACTACAGCTGGGAACTGTTGATGCGCGCGCCCGGCGTGCAGGTGACGCAGTTCAAGATGGGCACCGACGCCGGGCGTTTTTCCTTCCGCGGCTTCAACGGCGAAGGTCGGGTCAATGCGGTCAAGCTGCTGATCGACGGCGTGCCCAGCAACGACAACGCCGGCGCCATGCCGTACCTGGATGCGGTGTTCCCGCTGGACATCGCCGCGATCGAGATCGTGCGCGGCACCAACGACCCGCGCTACGGCCTGAACGCGATCGCCGGCGACGTCGACGTGCTGACCCGCAGCGGCGGCAACGACGGCCGCGCCAGCGTCACCGTCGGCAGCTTCGGCACCCGCGAGGTGCAGGCGACGCAGGGCATCGAACGCGGCGCCTGGAGCCAGAACTACGTCGCCGCCTGGCGCGACAGCGACGGCTACCGCGACCATGCCGACGCGCGCAAGCATGCGTTCTCCGGCAAGTGGTTCTATACCGATCCGGACGGGCGTTGGCGCGCCGGGCTCAGCGCGCGCGATTACCGCAACACGGCGCTGGAGGCGGGGTACCTGGACTACGCCACGGCGCAGCGCGCACCGCGCAGCTCCCCCGATTACGCGCGCGACGATCGCAGCCAGCGCCACACCACGCAGGTGTCGCTGCATCTGGATGCGCGGCTGGCCGACAGCGTGCAGGGCAGCGCCAAGGCGTATTGGAACCGCTACGACAATCAGCGCTGGGTGCGCTTCACCGCCGCCGGCGCGCAGCAGGAGCGCGACACCGACGAGCGCCAGCGCGGCGTGCTGGCCAGGCTCAGCTGGCGCCCGGCGCTGGCCCGCGCCGACGCCTTCGCGCTGGAGGGCGGGGTCGACGCGCAGTGGCAGGACAACGTCTCGCAGCGCTACCGCACGGTGGCGCGGGTGCGCACCGCGCCGCTGCGCGACTGGGACTTCGATCTGCACACCGAAGGCGCCTACGTGCAGGCGGTGCTGCGCCCGACCGCGCGCCTGCAACTGGTGCCGGGCTACCGGGTGGATCGGGTCGGCGGGCAGTTCCGCGACGTCGCCAGCGGCGCGCGCTATCCCACCTACGCCTACGGCACGATCCGCCAACCCAAGTTCAGCGCGGTGTATGCGCTGACCGCGCAGGCCAGCCTGTATGCCAACATCGGCCGCACCTTCCAGATCGGCAGCGGCAACGGCGCCTACCGCACCCAGGCGCGCAACCTGGCGCCGTCGTTCAACGATGGCTGGGAGACCGGCCTCAAGTTCGCCGGCGCGCAACAGCGCTGGGACGCACGCCTGGCCTACTGGGAACAGCGCGCCTCCGACGAGGTGGCCACCATCCTCGGCGTGAACGGCAGCGTCGGCACCGGCGAGGTCGGCAACGTCGGCAAGACCTTGCGCCGCGGCTGGGATGCGCAACTGAACCTGCGTCCGGATGAGCGCTGGACGCTGTGGCTGGCCTATTCCCGGCAACGCGCGCTGATCGTCACGCCGGATCCGAGCGCGCCGGCCACCCGCGGCAAGGAGATCGAGAACGTGCCGCACTACCTGGCCACCGCCGGTGTCGACTGGCAGGCCACGCCGCGGCTGACGCTGTCGGCCTGGGGCAATGCGCAGGGCGACTACTACGTGGAGCGCAGCAACACCCTGGGCCGCTACGGCGGCTATGCGCTGGCCAACCTCGGTGCGACCTGGCAATGGCGCGCGCAGCGCGCGCTGTCGCTGCAACTGAAGAACCTGACCGACCGGCACTACGTCTACGCCTGGTACGACAGCGGGTCTTCCGGCTACTCGCCCGGCGACGGCCGCGCGCTGTACGCCACGCTGAGCTGGGGCTGGTGATGGCCACGCATACCCTCGCGGCCACTGCGGCGCCGGCACGCTTCTACCGCGCGGTGTGGCGCTGGCATTTCTACGCCGGCCTGCTGGTGCTGCCGCTGTTGGTGTGGCTGGCGCTGACCGGCGCGGCCTTCGTCTACCAGCAGCCGATCGACGGCTATTTCCACCGCGCGCTGAAGACCGTGGCGGTGCCGGAGCACACGCAGGCGCTGGCGCCGCAGCGGCTGCTGCAGGCGGCGCTGGCCGCGCAGCCGGGCCAGGCGCTGCGCTACACCACGCCGCCGCGGCGCGATGCCTCGGCGGAAGTGACCATCGTCACCGCCGACGGTCGCCATGAGGTCGTGTACGTGGATCCGTACCGCGCACGGGTGCTGGGCCAGTTGCCCGAGCACGGAACCGTGGCCTGGACGATCCGCCGCCTGCACAGCCTGGACTACGTCGGCTGGTTCGCCAACGCGATGATCGAGGTGGCCGCCGGCTGGGCGATCCTGCTGGTGCTGACCGGGGTGTACCTGTGGTGGCCGCGCGGGCGCCGCGGCGGCGTGACCACGGTGCGCGGGCGGCCGGCGCAGCGCGTGTTCTGGCGCGACCTGCATGCGCTCACCGGCAGCGTGGTCGGCGCGGCGCTGCTGTTCCTGGCGCTGACCGGGATGCCGTGGTCGTGGTTCTGGGGCGCGCAGG of Xanthomonas sacchari contains these proteins:
- a CDS encoding DUF2946 family protein, with product MFRLRQPSSPWAALAALALGLLLLAPPISQWRQAQAAATGLQDQALCSGGGLRLSGLAGAALAAHGGHHDDAGLAHAPACDYCLLAARLLPWVALLLALLPWRCPPAPVAALRSRVVSAIPRRAHPARGPPLRS
- a CDS encoding TonB-dependent receptor; this encodes MIRFPAMPPVAACCCVCVAAAAPVHAADAPPGATGDSVLTLGKVQATSPLAAGSSARSVFSSVDILGGDLLQDQHVDYSWELLMRAPGVQVTQFKMGTDAGRFSFRGFNGEGRVNAVKLLIDGVPSNDNAGAMPYLDAVFPLDIAAIEIVRGTNDPRYGLNAIAGDVDVLTRSGGNDGRASVTVGSFGTREVQATQGIERGAWSQNYVAAWRDSDGYRDHADARKHAFSGKWFYTDPDGRWRAGLSARDYRNTALEAGYLDYATAQRAPRSSPDYARDDRSQRHTTQVSLHLDARLADSVQGSAKAYWNRYDNQRWVRFTAAGAQQERDTDERQRGVLARLSWRPALARADAFALEGGVDAQWQDNVSQRYRTVARVRTAPLRDWDFDLHTEGAYVQAVLRPTARLQLVPGYRVDRVGGQFRDVASGARYPTYAYGTIRQPKFSAVYALTAQASLYANIGRTFQIGSGNGAYRTQARNLAPSFNDGWETGLKFAGAQQRWDARLAYWEQRASDEVATILGVNGSVGTGEVGNVGKTLRRGWDAQLNLRPDERWTLWLAYSRQRALIVTPDPSAPATRGKEIENVPHYLATAGVDWQATPRLTLSAWGNAQGDYYVERSNTLGRYGGYALANLGATWQWRAQRALSLQLKNLTDRHYVYAWYDSGSSGYSPGDGRALYATLSWGW